Sequence from the Saccharopolyspora pogona genome:
CACCGGTGGTTCCGGCGAGTCTGCCGGTTTCGGCGAGGGCAGTGCCGAGGCCGCTGCCGCGGTGATCGACTCCGCTCCGGCGTCGAGCGCCGCGGCCAGCGCCGGAATTGTCGCCCGCAAGCCGAGCAAGTCCGCATTGCACGCGTAGACGCCGCCCAACAGCGGCTCGACGAGGCGGTCGACGACCTCGTCGCCGACCCGCCCGCGCAGCAGCTCGCCGACCGAGATGTCGGCGCCGCCGAGCCGAACCGGCGGCAGGTCCGCCTCCGCCCGGACCGCAGCCACCCCGGCCTGGGAAAGCACGTCCTGCACCGCGTCCGCCGAAGCCGGGACGCCCATCACGGTCCCATCGGGCAACCGGCAGGTCCGGCCGCCGACGCGCACCGTCGCGGACACCGCACCCGGGTGCACGACCTCTTCGGGCACGCCGAGCTCCTCCACGAGCTGCCGGACTTCCGGGCGCCGGTCGAGGAAGGCCTCCGCCCCGACGTCGTAGCGGCAACCGGCCAGCTCGACCGTGCGGAGCTTGCCGCCAAGCCGGTCACCCTGCTCCAGCAGCACGATCTCGGCATCCGGCCCCAGCTCGCGACGAAGCCGGTAGGCGGCGGTGAGACCAGCGATCCCGCCTCCGATGACCGCGACCCGGTGCGCCATCACTGCTCGCTCGCGGCGTGCACCAGCTCGACGACGCGCGTGAGCACCTCGGGGTCGGTGGTGGGCAGCACCCCGTGACCGAGGTTGAAAATGTGCCCGCCGGCGGCCTTGCCCTCGCCGAGGACCCGGTGCACCTCGCGCTCGATCGCGTCCCACCCGGCGAACAACACCGCCGGGTCGAGGTTGCCCTGCACCACCGGCTCGGCCGCGTCCGGCAACGCCGCCCGCAGCCGGTTCGCCGCCTCGTCCAGCGGCACTCTCCAGTCCACGCCGACCACGTCGGCGCCGGCGGAGCGCATCGCGCCGAGCAGCTCGCCGGTGCCCACCCCGAAGTGGATCTTCGGCACGTCCGCGATCTCCGCGATGCTGGCGAAGATCCGCCGGCTGTGCGGCAGCACGAACTCGCGGTAGTCGCGCAGCGACAGGGCCCCGGCCCAGGAGTCGAAGAGCTGGATCGCATCGACCCCGGCCGCCAGCTGCGCCTCCAGGAACTCCAGCGTCGTGTCCGCCAGCCGCTCCAGCAGCGCGTGCCAGGTCTGCGGGTCGGAGTGCATCAGCGCCTTGGTGCGCTCGTGGTTGCGGCTCGGGCCGCCCTCCACCAGGTAGGAGGCAAGCGTGAACGGGGCGCCGGCGAACCCGATCAGCGGCGTCTCCCCCAGTTCGCGCACCAGCAGTCCGATCGCGTCGGCGACCGGAGCGACCTGCGCCGGGTCCAGTCTCGGCAGCGCGGCGACGTCGGCGGCGGTACGAACCGGGTTCGACACGACCGGGCCGGTGCCCGCGACGATGTCCAGCCCGATGCCGGCCGCGTAAAGCGGCAGCACGATGTCGCTGAACAAGATCGCGGCGTCCACTCCGTGCCGGCGCACCGGCTGCAGCGTGATCTCGCTGACCAGCTCCGGCGTCAGGCACGCCTGCAGCATCGGCACGCCCTCGCGGACCCTGCGGTACTCCGGCAGCGAACGACCCGCCTGCCGCATGAACCAGACCGGGGTGTGCCGGGGGGTACCGCCGCGAGCGGCGACGAGCAGGGGGGCGTCGGCGAGGTCCCGGCGGGCCGAGACCGGCGCGGAGTTCGCTGAGTTCGTCATCGAGGTCGCTGTCCGTACGTCGATCGGTGTCCCCGGGACGGCGCCGCGGCGGGCCGGCCGGGCTTGCGCGGCAATCTTCGCACGCCTGCCTCCCGCCCCTGGCCGAGAGCCTGCCGTTGGCCGCTGGCACGCCCTCGCCCCCGGAACGCCACGCTGTCCGCGCCGCCACGCATAGTCAAGCGCGAAGCTCGCGCATCCCCCTTTCGGCGTGCCTCCGCCACCGCCCGCGTTCGGCCGCCTACAGTCGCCGGCGTGACGGAGATGTCGGCGACGCCCGAAGTCTTCCGGCAGGCTGTTGCCGCGTTGACGTCGTTCCGCCCGCGGGCCGAGATCGAGCTGAGCGAGGTCGGGCCACCGAAGCGCCTGGCGCCCTGGGCGCATGCGCTCGCCGCGGAGGCGAACGGGCCGGCCGGCGAGCTCGCCACCGCTCGGCTGGTGCTTCTCTACGACCCGGAGGGTCAGGAGGCGTGGGACGGCGTGTTGCGGCTCGTCGTCTACCTGCGGGCCGAGCTCGACCCGGAACTGGCCACCGACCCGCTGCTGCCGGCGGTGGGCTGGTCGTGGCTGACCGACGCGTTGGAGGACTCCGGCGCGTCCTGGACCGCCCTTGGCGGCACGGTCACGCTGACCTCGTCGGCCCGGTTCGGCGACATCGCCGGCCCGACCCGCAGCCACGACCTGGAACTGCGCGGCTCCTGGACGGCCACCGACGCCCAGCTGGAACCGCACGCGGCCGCGTTCCACGAATTGATGGCGAGTGCAGCCGGCTTGCCGCCGGAAGGCGTCTCGATGCTCGGCGGACGGCCCAGCGGCACGGCTCCGCGAAGCTGAATCCGGATAGCCCGATCACCGGCTGTGCCGGTCGACTCCGGCGCGTAAGGTTCGGCGCAACCGATCCGCTCCCCCGCCGCGGCGACACGCCGAAGCGCGATTTCCTTTCGCGAAGACCTGGCGAGGCCCCGAAACTGTTGATTGCGAAAATTTTCACAATCCGCATTCGTATTACGTCGCTTGGCCACGCTCCGACGTTACGGAGATAGCTCACGGTCACCCAAAAGAGCGATGCGATCATGTTCAGGTAACAACTCGATCGGGATAGATACCCGATTGATCGTCCCGCTGACCCGCTTGGGCGGTTACGCTGCCCCCGACGACACCACTTTCGGTCGATCAGTGGCGCGGCTGATTGGTCGAGAGTCCCGGTGCCGGTCGGGGGGCACGACCGACTCCAGGGAGGTAGTGACGTGGCTGCCGTCGGCTTAGGTCAGACACCCCATGATTTTGTTTGTCAAGCGGCGGCTTGCTGGTCTCGGTTGTGGTGTGCCCAGGCGGTGTGTTCGTCGTAGGTGCTCCGGGTCTTGAGGCAGCCGTGCAGGATGCCGACGAGTCGGTTGGACAGCTGGCGTAAGGCGGCGTGGTGGTTCATGCCGCGGCCGCGGAGCTCGTCGTAGTAGGCGCGGGCGCCGGGTGAGGCGCGGAGGGCGCAGAAGGCCTGCTGGTGCAGGGCGTCGACGAGCCGGTCGTTGTGGACGAAGCGGGCCAGCACGGTCTTCTTCTTACCGGACTGGCGGGTGATCGGGCTGGTGCCGGCGTAGTTCTTCCGGTTCTTCGCGCTCGCGTAGCGGTCGGCGTCGTCGCCGAACTCGCCGAGGGCCCGGGCCCCGAGGATCTGTCCCATGCCGGGCTGGGACAGGTAGATCTCAGCGTCCCGGGCTCGGCCAAAACACGCCTGCACCTGCTCTTGCACGGCGGCGATCTCGGTGTTGAAGGCAGTGATCACGCTAACCAGGGACCGCACCGTCACCGCGTAGGCGGCGGCCACGGCCGGCGGCTGGGTCAGGTGTTCAGTGTGCAGCGCGGTCTGGATCGCGGTGGTCTTCTCGTCCACGTTGCGGCGCCGGGCCCGCTTGAGCGCGCCCGTGATCTGCGCGCGTGACACCCTGGCCGCCTGGTCCGGGTCCGGTGCCCGGCCAAGGAGTTCCAGTGCATCCGGGGCGAGGAGATCGTCGAAGGCTTCCAGCGCGGCGGGGAAGAACTCGCGCAGCGCGGTGCGTAGCCGCAGCATGTGCCGGTGCCGGTCCCAGATCAGCGTCTGGTGCGCCCGCGCCACCACCTTCACGGCCTGGGCCTGCTCGGTGTCACCGGCGACCGCGCGTAACTGATGACGGTCGGTGCGCACCATGTCGGCCAGGGCGTGCGCGTCCCCGGCGTCGCTTTTGGCGCCCGAGGTGCCGTGCCGCTCCCGATAGCGCGCCACCTGCCGCGGGTTGATCGCATACACCGTGTACCCGGCCGCGATCAGCGCCTGGACCCATGGACCTCGATCAGTCTCAATCCCGATCACGACCTGGTCAGGCTCGGCGCCCTCGGGCAGATGCTCACCGATCAGCGCGTGCAGCCGGGCAACCCCGGTCACGCCCTCCGGCAGCCGAGCCCGACCCAGCCGCCGACCCGTCTCATCCTGCACCTCGACATCGTGGTGATCTTCAGCCCAGTCATCTCCGACGAACAACACATACCCTCCACACGGTCAGCATCGTGTCCTGAGCAGCGCGGAAGAGGAACACCGGCGGCCTAATGGTCCAGTGCTCACGCCAGCCTTCGGCGGGCACGTCACCCCATCAGTGGTCACGTCCTCCCCACGACCAGCGGGGGCACGGTCTGACCTTAGGCATCGAATGCCTGGCGACGAGAGTGCTCACTCACTGGCCGCTACCGGACCCGAGTCTGCCCGGTGGCCGACCCGGTAGCTCCCATTAGGCCGCTCGAACCACGCCCGCCGGCACTTTGCCGGCCAACATGGTCCCGCACCCGCGGGAAGAGCTGTTCACGGTGCTCGTGGTGGACGATCATCCGCTGCTCCGGGAGGCAATCGCCGCCCGGCTGCTGCAGATGGGCGCCGGCACGGTGCACGAGGCTGCATCCATGGCCGAAGCCAGGGCTCGCGCCCTGGCGACCGGTCCTTGCGACCTCGCAATTCTCGATCTCGGGCTCCCGGACGGGACCGGCATCGAGCTGGTAACCGAACTCCGGAGCCAGGGCTGGCCACGGATCGTGGTGCTCGCTTCGTCGGATGACCCATATGCGGTCCGGGCTGCCTTCCAGGCAGGTGCGCAGGCGTACCTGCTGAAGTCGGCCTCGCCGATGGTGGTCACCGACGGTGTGCGCCGCGTGCTCGACGGCGGCGTGTACGCCGATCCCAGCGTGGCGCCGGTGCTTGCCGCCGGTACCCGCGTGCCGGGAACGGACAACACGCCTCGCGAGCTGTCCGGGCGCGAAGTCGAGGTGCTCCAGTTGGTGGCCGACGGCCGCTCCAACAAGGAGATCGGCGAGGCCCTGAACCTGTCCGCGCTCACGGTGAAGAGCCACCTGTCGCGGATAGGGCGCAAGCTGGGCACCGGCGACCGGGCACAGATGGTTGCGCTGGCCATGCGGGCCGGCGTGATCCGATGACCGGACGCTGACGCACCTGCATCGGGCGGTCGACCCGACGAGCTCGGGTGGAGTGGCCCCACGGCGCGGGCCGAAGCACGTAAGGTCTGGTAGCCGTGGAAGCTGCAAGCCCCGAGACCGTTGGGTCCGACCGCCCGGAGCCGGTGTTGTTGACCGAACCCACCGACGGCGTGCCGCCGGTGGTGGACACACCGGCCGCGTTGAACGCGGCCGCAAACGCACTGGCTGCGGGGACCGGACCGGTCGCCGTGGACACCGAGCGCGCTTCGGGTTACCGCTACTCGCAACGCGCCTACCTGGTGCAACTCCGCAGAGAAGGCGCCGGCACCGTGCTGGTGGACCCGATCGCGCTGGACGGTGCGCTTGATCCGCTGCTGCCGGCCTTGGCCGACGCGGAGTGGGTGCTGCACGCGGCGTCGCAGGACCTGCCGTGTCTCGCCGAGCTCGACCTGCGTCCGGCGCGCTTGTTCGACACCGAACTGGCTGGCCGGCTCGCCGGGTTCGAGCGCGTGTCGCTCGGTGCGCTCGTGGAGCGCATGCTCGGCTACCGGCTGGAGAAGGGCCACAGTGCGGCGGACTGGTCTCGCCGACCGCTCCCCCAGGACTGGCTGGTGTACGCCGCACTGGATGTGGAGCTGCTGACCGCCCTGCGCGACGCGATGCGCGACGAGCTGGAGCGGCAGGGCAAGCTGGACTGGGCGCACGAGGAGTTCGAGGCGGTCCGCACCGCCGCGCCCGCCGCGCCGCGTGCCGAGCCTTGGCGCCGCACGTCCGGCATTCACCGGGTGCGCAATCCTCGACAGCTGGCGGCCGTTCGAGCCCTGTGGGAGACCCGGGACAACGTCGCGCGGGATCGCGATCTCGCGCCCGGACGCGTGCTGCCGGACTCCTCGATCGTGCAGGCCGCGCAGGCCAATCCGAAGACCGAGGCCGACCTCGTCGCCCTGCCGGTGTTCGGCGGGCGTCAGCAACGGCGCCGGGCCGCGATGTGGTTGCAGGCCCTGCGGGCGGCGCGTCGGCTGGAGAACGACGAGCTGCCGGCCCCGGCCTCACCGCACGAGGGCCCGCCCCCGACGAACCGCTGGGCCGACCGGGATCCGGCGGCCGCGGCGCGGCTGTCCGCGGCGCGTTCGGCGCTGTCGAAGATCGCCGAGCGCAACAACCTGCCGGTGGAGAACCTGCTGCTCCCCGACCTGGTCCGGCGGACCTGCTGGACCCCGCCGGAGGACCGCAGCGCCTGCGGCGTGGCCGAGCTGCTGCGCGACAAGGGCGCCCGCGAGTGGCAGATCAACCTCACGGCCGACGCCTTGAGCAAGGCCCTCCACGCGACGGCCACGGACTGACGTTCGCCGTGCGGCCGTTCCACGCGGAGCCGCCGCACAGGATCGTCGACTACGGATTGCGGCCGAGGAAGGCGAGCAGGCGGTCCTGCTCGGGCGCGTCGTCGGCGATGCGGACCTCTGGGCCGCAGACTCCCTTGTGCCGGATGTTGTCCCCAAGGGCGAGAACATCGGCGTACACCCTCGTCACCTCTTCCGCCGGCAGCCGCTCGTCCTGTCCGGTGGCCCTGGCGATGTCCCATCCGTGCACGAGCAGGTCGAAGCACAGGAACCGGTCGATCGTCGCCTCGGCCGTGGTGCGGCCGAACATCCCGTCATACTCCTGCCGCGCCCGCTGCGGATCATCGACCAGCGCTTGGAGTGCGTCGCGGGCCTCCAACCACGCTCCCAACGGGTCATCGTCGACAACCTTCGCCAGGGTGACCGTCAAGCCCGCCCAGCTGGGGATGTCGCGGTGCAGATCAATGACGTGGCGCAGGACGTCCAGCGTGGTCCAGCCTTCGCAGGGAGAATGCGTCGCCCACGTGTCAGCGGGCACCGCCTCGACTCGGCGGGTGAACTCGGCAGCCAGCGCTCGGTAGCGCTCGGAGGTTTCGCTCATGCCGTCAGCCTGATCCATCACGAGCCGCCTGTCGTGTACGGATCGGACTTCAGCGGCCGACGAGCGCGCCCGGGCCGCTCCGGGCGATCTGCCGGCAGTCGCGCGAAAGGTGTGACTGGTCGGTGTAGCCGGCGGCCACCGCCAGCGTTGCGAGATCGATCGGGGCGCCAGGATGCCTTGCCATGCGCAGGAACTGTTGCAGCCGGAGGATTCGGCGCAGCATCGAGGGCCCGTAGCCGAACGCCCGCACGCATCGCCGGTTCAGCTGCCGCGCACAGAGTCCGGTGGCCTCAGCCATCTCGGCGACCGTCGTCCGGCTGTCGTGCACGAGCATTCGCCGGACGGTCTCGGCAGCGGAGTCCTCCGGAGCCGCCGCCCCGAGCCATTCGCGAGCGTGGTCTTGGAGGACACGAAGCCGGCTCCCCTGGTCCTCGGCGGCCCCGATCTGGTCGCCGAGGAGCCGTTGGGCCCGGGAGCCGAGCACGTCGTCCAGGGACACCCGCCTGTTGCGCAGCTCGGCGGTGTCGAAGTCGAGAACACTGCCCGCCCGCCCCGCGCGGAATCGCACGCCTACCGCCTCGGTGCCCGACGGCAGGGCGAACGACCACGCCGATGTTTCCGGGCCGCAAACGCGGATCACGCCCGTGCTGATCCACAGCACGTCGACGCAACCGTCCGGCACGATCGTCGCGGCGCCCGCCACGTCCGCAGTCCAACCGGTCACGAGGTCCGAAGCCAAGTCCGGGGCCACCGCCGTAGGCACGTACAGCACGGGGTCAGCCTAGAAGTGGCCACCGACGGCGGCGCTGATCAGGATGTGAGACAGCCGACACGCCAGCCAGTGTGGTTACCGGTGGGTAATAAGCGCTAGAGTGCGGTTCCCGGCCGGTAGAGACGGTCTGATCCGGTCGGCACCATCCACCAAGCCAGTGAGGAGCACGCCGTGGCCGCACCTGCGTCGGCACCCGCCGACAGCCGCAGCCGCCAAGCGGTTCGGGACGTGGTCTTCGTCGACGGCGTACGCACGCCGTTCGGCAAGGCCGGTTCGAAGGGCCAGTACGCCCAGACCCGCGCCGACGACATGGTCGTCAAGGTCATCCGGGAGCTGCTGCGGCGGCACCCGGAACTGCCGGCGGAGCGCATCGACGAGGTCGCCATCGCCGCCACCACCCAGATCGGCGACCAAGGCCTGACCATCGGCCGCAGCGCGGCGCTGCTGGCCGGGCTGCCCAAGTCGGTCCCCGGCTTCGCCATCGACCGGATGTGCGCCGGCGCCATGACGGCGGTGACCACCGTGTCCAGCGGCATCGCCTTCGGCGCCTACGACGTGGCGATCGCCGGCGGCGTCGAGCACATGGGCAACCACCCGATGGGCGAGGGCGCCGACCCCAACCCGCGCTTCGTTTCCGACAAGATCGTCGACCCGTCGGCGCTGATCATGGGCTCGACCGCGGAGAACCTGCACGACCGGTTCCCGACGCTGACCAAGCAGCGCACCGACGCCTACGCGGCCCTGAGCCAGCAGCGCTACGACGAGGCGCTGCGTGCCGGGAAGATCACGCCGGACCTGGTCGCGGTGTCCACCCGCTCCGAGCAGGGCTGGGGCCTGGCCACCACCGACGAGCCGCCGCGCCCGGGCACCACGGTCGAAGCGCTGAGCGGCCTGAAGACGCCGTTCCGGCCGCACGGCCGGGTCACCCCGGGCAACGCCGCGGGCCTCAACGACGGCGCGACGGGCTGCCTGCTGGCCGACGCGGACACCGCCGCCGAGCTCGGCCTGCCGGTCGGAATGCGGCTGGTCGGCTACGCCTTCGCCGGCGTGGAGCCGGAGGTGATGGGCGTCGGGCCGGTGCCCGCCACCGAGAAGGCGCTGCAGCGCGCCGGGCTGACCATCGACGACATCGGCCTGTTCGAGATCAACGAGGCCTTCGCGGTGCAGGTGCTGGCGTTCCTGGAGCACTTCGGCATCGCCGACGACGACCCGCGGGTCAACCCGTGGGGCGGCGCGATCGCCTGCGGCCACCCGCTGGCGTCCTCCGGCGTGCGGCTGATGACCCAGCTGTCCCGGCACTTCGCCGAGCGCCCCGAGGTGCGCTACGGCATCACGACCATGTGCATCGGCTTCGGCATGGGCGGAACGGTCATCTGGGAGAACCCGAACTACAACGCAGGAGGCGCCCGATGACAGTCGGAACTTCGACGACAGACTTCGCGGCGCTGTTCCCCGGCGAAGTGGTGACCAAGGCGTTCACCAGGCTCGTCGACGTGCCCGGCCTGGGCGGCAAGCTCGCGCTGATCACCATCGACAACGGCCATGACCACACCCGGCCGTCCACCTTCGGCCCGGGCGGTCTGGCCAGCCTGAACGCCGCGCTGGACGAGGCGTTCGCCGCCGAGCCAGCGGCCATCGCGGTCACCGGCAAGCCGTTCGTGTTCGCCGTGGGCGCGGACCTCTCCGGCATCGGGCGGATCACCGAGCGAGAGCACGCCCACCAGATCGCCCAGGCCGGGCACGACGTGTTCCGCCGGCTCACCGAGTCGAAGATCCCGACCTTCGCGTTCGTCAATGGCGCGACGCTCGGCGGCGGCCTGGAGCTGGCGCTGTCCTGCCACTACCGGACGGTGGCGTCGAACGCGGGCGCCATCGCGTTCCCGGAGTGCTTCCTGGGCCTGTTCCCGGGCTGGGGCGGCACCCAGCTGCTGCCGAACCTGATCGGGCCGGACGCCGCGGTGACGGTGATCATCGAGAACGCGCTCAGCCAGAACCGGATGCTCAACCCGAAGAAGGCCCGTCAGCTGGGCATCTTCGACGAGCTGCTGGAGAGCCCGGACTTCCTGGAGGAGTCGGTGCGCTGGGCGGTCCGGGTGGTCAACGGCGAGCAGGCCGTGACCCGCCCGGAGATCGACCGCGGCAAGGCCTGGGACGACGCCGTCGCCCGCGCCAAGGGCATCGTCGAGTCCCGCACCCACGGCGCCTCCCCCGCGGTGACCAAGGCCGTCGAGCTGATCGAACTGGCCAGGGGCAACGACCTCGACGCGGGCTACGCCGCCGAGACCGAGGCGCTGACCGACGCGCTGATGTCCGACGAGCTGCGCTCCGGGCTCTACTCCTTCGACCTGACCCAGAAGCGCGCCAAGCGGCCCGCCGGGGCGCCCGACAAGTCGTTGGCGCGCAACGTCACCAAGGTCGGCGTGGTCGGCGCCGGGCTGATGGCCGGTCAGCTGGCGCTGCTGTTCGTGCGCCGCCTGGAGGTGCCGGTGGTGATCACCGACGTCGACCAGGAGCGCATCGACCGCGGCGTGGGCTACATCCACGGCGAGATCGACAAGCTCGCCGCCAAGGGCCGCCTGTCGCCGGACGCGGTGAACCGACTGAAGGCACTGGTCACCGGCTCACTGGACAAGAGGGCGTTCGCCGACGCCGACTTCGTCATCGAGGCCGTCTTCGAGGAGATGTCGGTCAAGCAGCAGGTGTTCGCCGAGCTGGAGGAGCATGTCTCCCCCGAGGCGATCCTGGCCACCAACACCTCGTCGCTGTCGATCACCGAGATGGGCTCGAAGCTGAAGAACCCGGAGCGGGTCGTCGGCTTCCACTTCTTCAACCCGGTCGCGGTGCTGCCGCTGCTGGAGGTGGTGCGCGGCGAGCAGACCGACGACGCGGCGCTGGCGACGGCGTTCAAGGTCGGCAAGCAGCTGAAGAAGTCGTGCGTGCTGGTCAAGGACGCGCCGGCGTTCGTGGTGAACCGGCTGCTGACCCGCTTCATGGGCGAGGTCATCGCGACCATCGACGAGGGCACGCCGTTCGACGTGGCCGACAACGCGCTGGAGCCGCTGGGCCTGCCGATGACCCCGATGGTGCTGCTGCAGCTGGTCGGCCCGGCGGTCGCCCAGCACGTCAACGAGACGATGCACGCGGCCTACCCGGACCGGTTCGGACTCAGCGGCAACATGCAGCGGTTCGTCGACGCGCGCAAGACCGCGGTGTGGATCACCGACGAGTCCAGTCAGTCAGCGGCGCGAAGCGCCTCCGTGGGGGACGGCGACCGGGCGACGGGCGGGCAGGTCGTGGACCCCGAGGTCGCGGCGCTGTGGGAGCAGGGCGACAGGCCCTCGACGTCCGAGCAGGTCCGCGAGCGGGCGCTGAACGCGCTGGCCGAGGAGATCGGGATCATGCTTGACGAGGGCGTGGTCGCGGAGGCGCAGGACATCGACCTGTGCATGCTCCTCGGTGCGGGCTGGCCGTTCTGGCTGGGCGGCATCACGCCGTACCTGGACCGCGCGGGCATCGCGGAGAAGGTCAACGGCAAGCGCTTCCTCGCCCCGGGAGTGGCCTCCGTTCCGGCCTGATCATGTGCAAGAGGGGCCGGGGCGGCAACGCTGCGGCCCCTCTCGCGTGCGTGAAGTCCAGTCTCTTGTTCTGCCATGATGGAGCGGACGGAAACGAGGTGATGACCGGTGACCGCGCTTGTCCAGCACGAACTCGGGCCGTTCACGATCGCCGATTGGCACGCGCTCCCCGCCCGTGAGGACGGTTCGCGACTGGAACTCATCGAGGGGTACTGGCTCGTGACGCCACCGCCGAGCGGACAGCACCAATGGGCGGAGAAGCGCATCATCTCGATGTTCGACCAGGCCATCAACTCGGCGAAGCGAACCGATCTCTACGCGGTCGGTGGTATCGGCATCGAGATCAGCACGAGTTACCGCTCCGCCCTCATCCCCGATTTCGTGGTCCTCGACACGCCGCCCGTCGGCACGTCGTTCCAGCCGGGGAACGTCCTACTCATCGGCGAGATCTGGTCCCCCGGCAACACCTCCAGCGAGCAGCAGGAGAAGTTCCAGGCCTGCGAACGAGCTGGCATCCCGTTCTTCTGGAGCGTCGCTCAGGACCGCGGTGGGCCGACCGAACTGGCTGCGTACCGCCTCGAAAACGGCCGGTACGTGTGCGACGCGACCGCGCAGACCGGTCACGGGAGTGCGCGGATCGCC
This genomic interval carries:
- a CDS encoding Uma2 family endonuclease, giving the protein MTALVQHELGPFTIADWHALPAREDGSRLELIEGYWLVTPPPSGQHQWAEKRIISMFDQAINSAKRTDLYAVGGIGIEISTSYRSALIPDFVVLDTPPVGTSFQPGNVLLIGEIWSPGNTSSEQQEKFQACERAGIPFFWSVAQDRGGPTELAAYRLENGRYVCDATAQTGHGSARIAASPVPFELDVASLRL